The nucleotide window GAGGACCATTTCCTGAATCCAtaacatcttctttctctcttcatctccttcataaaacctctattaccaccaccacaaccttcatcatcttttccatcTACCCATTCCATTTCATAGACAAAAAGCTTCACTACTCCACTATTTCACCACTTGATCATCTCTACATCTCATATTCCATTATCAacctttgaagaagaaggagaggagtctagcatcacatgagttcatctacaccatcctcaacttgatTATCACTAGTCCCTTCTCTATCcctactttttagtttgatgttcataaacatgctgaagcttatgtatttgattatgagtgagtagttagtttgttggggctagggttgaaagccctagccaaacttgtaatgaattaatgtttgagtcttatttgatgcattctccatgatcatcttcacatgctaattcaagaagtgaatgcttgtatttgaatctagctaatttgaatacttcgtatttgtcattacatgaacaatgtttagagAATAGCTAGCTTTAGACATTGAAAGCATgatagcacactaggtgtgtatgtgaaggtagtgagttaaaatcacctagatctaggattggtttgcttgtttaattatctaaactcaaatctttatgcatctagaatcaaggaattgatacttatccggtaatgtaacttgttcttgggtagttagtttcacacttatccggtggaaattgataaaataaaatgagTTTAGgtcttagtagtcctatccggatgctaagagggtaattggatatttgggattgcattacttatagtttgaacatcaatgcatgcaagggagcctatggtgaacaacctaaagctctaacttccatccattttatcacatctagtttaacatagcctagtttacatttcaagtttcattttgtgttaattTAATTCGAAACCATTTTCAAAGCCAAAAATCAAACTActacaccatcttgcatatattcaccatgaactttggttcacttgtgagctcttgtttatgacttgtacatttgcatattcatctagcaccctttaggttttccttagctagagtgggttttccaatcccttgggtacgatatcccctactcataatcctctacactataacttggcccttatacttgagggtggctattttgCTAACAcgttctctgatctagctaaagtgacaatatcatatatacctgctgtaaatatgcctgcaaggatagacgtccctgtaggatgtgtcatcccagatggacgaggtacgaccatggcggctaaccagtcatatgtctgtgcccagaagcgaggtagaccattaggttcgaatGATTCTTATCCtcagaagagggtaaacttggcacaaacgaatcccTTCGACACCACAATCCCAAACCGATTCATCTCAAGAGATAAATCCAGATTATGGGTCTGTCCTAAaagagacgatgttgggggacgctccaacatttgaacccactctcGAGAATAaagaaatctcggtaaatttagtaaGATTTGGAATCGgaatgagattatcatcgatgatgtgtttgtatttgcggtggccactgAAACTATAACAAGCGATGAAaccgaaccttgctttgttgatcaatattaacaaaaagacgactggccaaaaaggaaataGACAATCCAagtcgaattagattccttgacaaagagaaaggtgtttggacctgttgttcctactCCTCTCCATGTTAAACCTGTAAGATTTAAATGGgcatttgtaaggaagcgtaatgagaaaaatgagattgtgacacacaaggctcgtctagtggcgcaaggattttctcaacgccctgtgattgattacgaggaggcgtattctcccttattggacgtcataacgttccgctaccttatcagtttggtagtttccgaaaaactaaatatgcagcttatgaatgtggtcacagcttatctccATGGGGATCatgatacagagatatacataaaagttcttgaaggacttaatatacccgatgcaaataagTTCTAGACCATGGAACACGCTCTTCATTAGCTTTGCCCCGTTCACTtgatggattgaaacaatctagacggaggtggtataaccgtctaaatgaatatttgatcgggatgggatatgtgaataataaactatgcccatgtatgcttattaaggaaacaagtttcgGGTTTGCAATTATGACggtctatgtcaaagacatgaatttgattgatactcctgaagagatcaaggaaaccgcaaagcacctaaagtcggaatttgagatgaaaggccttagGAGAACAAactattgtctcgacctggagcccgagcacagtgcagataaaatttcaaccaaattacatccagatGATGTTAAtacgctttaatgaggataaaagcaagcacacccatggtcgtctgaagtctagaaagaaccgtatcgtcctgcagatgataacgaagagatattggtgccagaagtcccatatctaagtgcaataggtgcattattgtacttggctcaatgccctagacaagacatctcattcgatgtgaacttgttagttagatatagttctgcgccaacaggCCGCtactggaatggcataaaagacatttttcgctatcTTAAAGGTATGGcagatatgggcttattctatccctatgcatcaaggaatggatcaaacccccttgatcctcagaatgatgctcgccttgttggaaTACGCTGATACAAACTATCTATTAGACCCGCATAAGGCGCATTcctaaactggttatgtctttaccattgggaatactgcaatttcttgaaaGCCTACAAAATAGACcattgttgctacctcttcaaatcatgctgAGATTCTAGTCCTTCACGAAGCAGTACGTGAATGTATACAATTGAGAGCCATCACAAAAGCATGTTCGAAgtacatgtggactgcattgcaccattgatgaaccaaccattatctacaaggataatgctgcttacatagagtagataaagatgagtttcatcaaaatgaacaacaccaaacatattgcaccTAAGTTCTCCTTCAATAAGCAAtaacaggagcatcagaagattgaagttaagcagatttgatctgaagacaatcatgcagacctcttcaccaagtcactaccaaagtctacattctagaagcatgttcaagatattggtctacgtaaactatctgaattacctgacatgtaattttcagggggcgTCGAAATCAGGGgcagtatcctgaagcatacctacttgaccatcgtgtactctttttgtccctcgtccagggttattttgtcccatcgggttttgttacctggcaaggttttaacgagacacatctttagcatggttaccccaattatagtacatcctgaagatgctttgatttgacatatacgcatttgctcatctttttcctttgaccacgggtttctcccactgggtttaccgggaaAAGTTTTGGTgcagcaactctaatgcatccctctcatagacatactacctacttatgatgctgatagaagacttcacctatctctgaAGTTGTGATATGACTACTCCACACTCATgcacgttgtgctctttttctccttcgaccagggttgttttttcccacaggtttttttttattacttggcaaggtttttgacgaggcaacttagaagtgcatagcctatgcaacactattgacatggaatatccaagggtgagtgttataaatatttgtggataatcatgtaaatagatgttgagtaataggtgtctatccctatagattggtgattgataggttgtaattgtaagagtgattgaattgtaattaagcattacccttttgtgtacaccatgtagtcctatataaggctcctcatgaTGAGATGAATAATACACACATTCTATTATctacgtctctctctctctctctctctctctctctctctctctctctctctctctcaaattttttCAATATTGTTTTACAACAGGGATGCATTTTTTGTCGACGATATATTTATTGCTAACCTAAAGAAGGGCTGCTTGGGGTTGGTTAATTCACCCAGCAGCGTTTTCAATTGTTACAATTAGCTCAATGCCTGAATTTGCAAATGCTGCTAGTATTTGAGGAGTTGTGTCATAAATTCTTGTTTTTTGATTTTATTGGAGCTTAATAGGTTCACAACTTGCTGTGGCATTAGCAACTTGtcgccaagtttttttttttttatggccaACTTGTCGCCACGTTGGCCATAGTTGATACTTGATACCAAGTGATGTAACTCCTTGTAGGAAACAGATCAGTGAACAGAGAAGAAGCAAAGCAGTATTGATTCTGTTAAAGTTCGCCATAGACTGATCAGTGAAAGTTTGCTTGCAATTCAATGAAAAACTAAGCACCAGAAGACTGCTAGCAGTACACAATCTCACGCCATGAATACAACTAAATTACCGAGAGGCCATGATTCATAGTCACTACTTACTAGGACAAAAGTCTGTCTCTCCCCTAATCACTAGGAAATTATACTTTCCTTAACAAACttgaaaaccaaaaataaattagGAAAGTCTAGCACAAGTAATCCTATCTTTGATCAGCTGATCCATCCATTGCTAGTGGTTTCCTTCTATGTACCATTAAATTCTGACTTAATGGTTTTTCCTTCTTTAAATGCAGAATGGCACGTTTGGTACCCCTGTATGGAATATATTGATATTAGGAACTGGATTAGATAATCTTATTTGATTTATAGAAACAGATAGAAAATGGATAGGaaattaaaaacagaaaattctgatgaaaaattaattaaataaacacCGGTACATATTGTCAGAATTTTAAGTTTTGCATCATTATCGAGCTTTCATTGTAGTTATTGTCAAGTCATTTATAGAATCAGTTCCGTTTGCATGTAACGGATCAACATCAGCGTCGGAATCTCTTCTGTAAACAAATGCCGGATGCTTAGGCAATGGAGGAGATGCTTCACCACTCAACATGAAAACAATGGCTGACATGGCAGGTCGGTCCTTTGAATCTTCTTGTACACACAAGAGCGCAACTTGTATGCATCTCATGACTTCATTAGGCTTATATGACTTCAGTGTCGAATCAACAATATCTAAGGCTCTGCCTTCTCCCCAGAGCTCCCAAACCTGTAGTTGAAATTTAgtttaaaaaacaaatgaataCTAAGGGAAAAAATGTTAGAAAAATATGTTTTGCTTACACGTCCTATCAAGTTCATGGAAGGATCCTCTAGATCAGAGCCATTGTTTTTCCGGCCACTTACAATCTCCAACATTATGATCCCAAAACTAAATACATCAGATTTCgttgaaaatctcccaaataCTGCGTATTCTGGTGACATGTAGCCACTGTGTACAAACAATGTAGAATGTCATAGCAAAAGAATGGCATAATCAAGATATTAAATGTGTTATTTATTATTCTTACTATGTTCCAACAATTCGCCTTGTCTTATCTTGCAATTGGTCTCCGTGGAATATTCTAGCCAtgccaaaatcagaaattcttGGGTTCATCTCAGCATCTAGAAGAATATTACTAGTTTTCAGATCTCTATGGATGATCCTCAATCTTGAGTCTTGGTGAAGATACAAAATCCCACGAGCAATCCCGTTGATAATTTCAAAGCGCTTTTCCCAATCCAAGAAGGACCGTCTTGTGTCATCTACATCAAAATGCAAATGGTACTCTTTAGTAAAGAATCTTCAAAGATATTCTTTATATTTGAGAAATGGCTTGAACCAACCATTATTTCATCTACACGTAccaaaaagaaaggagttcaagCTATTGTTAGGCATGTATTCTAGCACTAACATCCTTTCTTCTCCCTTTATACAACAGCCTAAAAGTTTCACTAGATTCCTGTGTTGAAGTCTTGCTATAAGTAAAACTTCATTTTTGAATTCTTCGATCCCTTGTCCTGAAGTTTTGGACAATCTTTTCACAGCAACTTTCTGTTCATTTGGTAGCTGACCCTGAAGTTATGTCCAATATCAATCCTTCACATAGTTAATAACTTTAAGGAGAAACTAAActgttgattaattaattaagaacaGTGAAAGAAACAGCCATGCCAGAACAAAAAGAGATTTTTAGAGCCTAGAAATGTTCAGAAATTTGTTGCTATACCTTATAAACAGAGCCAAAACCACCATGGCCAAGTTCATTGACACGAGAGAAGTGGTCTGTGGCTGCTATTATTGTGTCAAGATCGAAAAATTGCAATTCAGGGTGTCTCTGGGTTTCCACAAGCTCCTCTGCCTCCACAAAGTCTATGcctaaacaaaaaacaataattctctACATCATTTTATCCTCGCTGTTCTAACTGCATAAGATCATCACTTTAGTCCATGATTTCAAGATGCAGATGATCTTGTTGTTCTTTCATGTGATTTACAGATGGAACAAGTATTACCTTCCCATCCATAACAACTAAAGCAGTTTAACTAGTTAATTAAAATAGATGAGAACGTCGATGTCTTTCACCTTTTGTGTTCCTGTTCTTCTTACGCCACCAACATGCAAGCACAATGATTAGTACCATTGCTAGCACAGCAGAAAGGATTGGAATAGCCAGCATACCTCTCCTTTCCAAGAAACCTTCTGATCTTCCGCCATTTTCCGCTACATAAGAGGGTGACAAATGATTAGTAAACAATGACATAAAAAACAAGTAATTTTGATATTCAACACTTATATCCAGATTAGTACCTAACACAGTTGCATTCACACGAACGTAGAGATCTTGTCCAAGCTCTGTGTACACTAAAATGTCCATCAAGTCATCATACCATGTCAAGCAATCAACAGTCCCTTCATTTTCAGAGCTCAAATATGCAGTGCAAGAACAATTTCTTAGGCACTCCTGCTCACATTCTTTGTCACTCATTCCTGACTTTAACGATTCTGCTATCGATGTGTCTGGATATTTAACTTTTGCCACCTTCACAAACCCATCTCCATCGCCACACTTCAACAAACCAAGTCGATTACTCACACATCCACCTGACCAATTTTTCTGATTCCAATCACTTAAAGAATTAGGCACATACCCTGGTAAACAATCACACCAAAACATATTAACATTGTCAGGGCTACATTTGCTGTTGGCACCACACTGTCCATACCAATCACACCGGGACTTCGGTGCAGAGAAGTCTTCCTTCCATTGAAGGCCACCATCATCCCATGTACGGCGCTCTAAGGCAGAATCAGTTACTGTTGTTCTTGTAATTGCGAGGTCATTCATGAAATAATAAGTTTCCTCTTGAGTAGTGACCAAACTAGGCGTTGGCGCCGGATCACCTCGCCAATACCTACTCAAACCTTTATACAGAACAAATTGGGGAGATGCAATCTGATCTGAACTTAGCCTAAAGGTACAGTCCCCAGTTCCAGGGTCCTCTTGTGACTTCCAAGATGTTAAAACCCATTCTAGACCAGTTTTCCAATCCAccccaactttcatacctggaatTAGAGTATCTGTGGGATAATCAAAACTTTGCCATATAGAGAGATCAGCCTGGAATACAACTAAATTTCCTGTATCTAaaagctgtgcagataaagtgCTTGAGTTAACATTTTGGACCGACCGCGACACATTAGTAGACCAAATAGGAGTGCTCTCCATGTTATGAGCATAAAGGACTAGATCTCCATACCTGTTTATTGTGAGCACACCAGACGTATCATTGATGGGATTGTTCCTGTTTGCGACCCACACCACTGTTTTTTCAGATACTTCAGCCAAAGAGTACCAAATTCCAACATACCGGTAGCTAGAATTTCCGGGGCTGAAGAAACCCAATTCGAATTTGGTTTGTTTGGACACTAAAACTCCTCCATCATCCTTTAGTTGTTCCTCGTTCCATGTTATGGTGTCCCTGGAATCGCAAAatctgaagaggaagaagagaagcagAGTTTTGAACAACATTTTCTGGGCATTTGCAACTTTGTTAGTATGAAACAATGGCACTTTTCTAATGTTTATAGTCGTCTTACGTTGATCTTCTTATTTTCTGAACTTTCACAACAGTCCAATAGGACACATTTTGTCAATTATGCACAACAAATTGACAATGACCTGTCTAGAATGGTCTTGGATGTTGACCGAGGAAAAATTGATTGAGTTTAATTTAAACTAAAATGGTCTTGGATGTTGACTATATGACTCATATAATAATGTAAGAAAATGATTTTCTTAGCTGAGACTCAATGGAGTATGCACTAACGAAGTATCTGATTATTTTGTTTTCGTTTTACCAAAACGGAAAACTGAAGGGAGAAACGCCAAAACATTCTCTTTAGTCCTGTTCCTATGTACGTACCTTTTCTTCCTGAACCAGAATGAAACAGCTGCGAGTGATTGTCTACTACCGCAATGCTAATGTATCAATTGAAGGCCAATGAATGTGATAGTACATCACATGATGATAAACTTAATCGTGTGCTTGCCTAGCAAAGCAGTAAATTTAATAACGAACTACAACAAAAAGAGTTACGTACGTGTGATAATTACAAACAGCAAGAGCTTGTATCATTATCGAGCTTCCACTGTAGTTATTGTCAAGTCGTTTATAGAATATAATCGTTTCGGTACTGATGGATCAGCATCAGTGCTGGAGGTTCTTCTGAAAACATATGCAGGCTGGTTAGGCGATGGAGGAGATGTTTCACCACTCAACATGAAAACAATGGCAGACATAGATAACTTCGAATCATGAAAGagacaagaagaaaaagaaaaaatgaagtgaagtgaaaaatggctaattaattaattaatcattgattgattaattaattagtttgctagccaatggtttagtttatCAAGTtatcaatttattttattttttttttgctaaaccCCAACTGTGTGCGGCGCTGGTCTGTGTGTGTCTCCCCCAGAAACATTCAACCAAGAAATTGTTAATCTTTAATTGACATCGTCGTGATGATCAATACAAAGTTGCACAAAGTCAAAGGCCAaccaattaaagaagaaagatgAGGCTTTTGCTGACTTAGCCTTCCTTCTGTTtcccattgatttttttttttttttttttttttttttttttgaggttgtGGTTCCCATTGATTATGTTGTGCTAAGTCAAGGGATTCGTAGTTAATCCAGAACATTATCTTTCTGCTCAAGTTGGCTGTTGGCCTTTGAGAGGTTCTGGGGTGGTGGTGCGGCTGACCAATCAGTACCCAAGTAAGGGATATTTTGGGTATTTCACATTTAAAAACTAGGGACAATTCCGAAATAAAGACAAAAAACTCTGAGACTTGATTGGGCAGCCGCACTATACACGTGGTGCCGGTAGCCGCACCTAAGAATTAGTCTCAATAATCATTTCCTCATTATTTGTTTAACACAACAGTCTATGAATAATCAAAGTCTACATTACAAGACAAAATTACCAGACCTGCCTCACCATAAACAAAACTGTCAACTTCAAATAATATCGATGTGTACACACCaatccacacaaaaaaaaaaaaaaatttaaactacATTTGAGTTTTTCATACCTGCAAATCCCCAGAAAATGTTACTGAAAGCTCTGTTTCTCATCCTCCTTTTTCAATTGTGCACTTCGAAAGACACAATAACATGAAAcgaaaaacaagtaaaagatgGTAACCTTTTAGTGTCCAGTGGCAACGactttgaattaggtttcttCAGCCCCAGAAACTCTAGCTACAGCTATTTTGGAACTTGGTATTCCATGTCTAAGATATCTGACCAAACAGTGGTGTGGGTGGCAAACAGAAACAACCCCCTCAATGATACATCAGGTGTGCTCACAATAGACAGGTACGGAAACTAGTAATTTATGCTCACACATTACTATATGGTCTGAAAATATGTCTCAATCAGTCATAAACAGAAACGCCTTATATGCGTTACTTTTGGTCAGGAAACCTAGTTCTGACCCAGGATGGTAAAAGTGAAAGCTTTATTATATGGCAAAGCAAACTCTTCAGCAACATTTTGGCTAACTTGCCAGTGATTCAGTGGCCATTTGATTCAATTTTATAGAAATAATAAACCCCTTGATGTTGGTCTATAAACTATTATCAATTTGGTTAATTAGCCAGTAATCCTCTCGTTTTAtttcaaagttgcaaggaaAGATTGGACTAAAAACTATGTGTTTGTTTAAACATGGACTGAGCTACGTGTATGCTATAAGCAGCTTCCTggtaacttatttttttctttctggctGAATGTTTATAGGAATACTTTAGTGAATCCTATTTATAAGCGGACATTGCAATGCAAAAGATGTGGCAAGACTAAAGAAGACCATATAATAAACATTGTGTTTAGAATGCGTAGTCCTCCTGAAAAGAATTATCTGCATTATCTAACTTGAATAATCAAACcttaatattaataaaatagcAGAACTATTGAAGAAAGAGATAGAAATATACATCAAAGTCTGACTTAGACCAACAGGTTTTCACCCCAACCATCACTTTCCTTTAATAATATTGGATGCACAGTCGATACATTATTGAACAAAAAGATCCTCACAATCTTCATATTAACATTTCATCCATATAGGAATTTCATGATAATTAACACGTTGTTTTCAGGTCTAGAAGTTTGGTATGTAATCAGAATGACTATGAGTTCCTAATGCATTACATGCATTTCAAATCTTAATGTAATTCAGAGAgcaaaactgaaaaataaacATTTTGCCTCAAGAAATCAGTGTTGTTCTACCAAAGTCTCCTCCAGCCTAGGCGGCAaagtaatgaaaaagaaagagaagaagaacatTCATCATCCAAAGTTTTCTTGATCTGCGCATGTATGTTCACCGTAGTCCCATAAAAGCAGTCTATATGCAGCCACTTAGAGCTGCCTCTCTATCGACCTACGGTTTCAGTCATTGTCAGATAATTAGTAGAACATGATCCTTCTTCTATCAATGGATCAGCATTATTGCATTTGAAGATGAATGCTGACCGTTGAGGCGATGCAAGAGCTCTTTCACCATGCACTCAACATTAGAACAACTTCTGGCGTAGTTGGCCTATCCGCTGCATCTTTTTGCAGGCATAAGAGCGCAATTTGAATGCATCTCAGGTCTTCATCAATATGATATGACTTTAGTGATGAATCCACAATGTCTAAGGCTCTCTGTTCTGTCCATAGATCCCAAACCTGTGCAGCTCAAAGCATCatctaaataagaaaaaaattacaaaattttacTGTTAGCATAAATTTCTTTTACTTACATGACCTATCAAATTGCGAGAATGATCCTCCTGATAAGAATCATTGTTTTTCTTGCTACTTACAATCTCCAACAATATGACCCCAAAACTAAATACATCTGACTTTGTTGAAAATTTCTCATACACTGCATACTCCGGTGACATATAAGTTAACCACTGCAAATACCGAAAGgacaagaaataaaataaaaatatgagaAGTGATTATATGGCATTTGATTCCAAATGTGTGCAAAAGTGATTCTTACTAGGTTCCAACAACTCTGTTCGTCTCATGTTGTAGTTGATCCCCATTGAATATTCTGGTGCCAAAATCTGAAACTTTTGGCTTCATTTCAGCACCTAGAAGAACGTTGCTGGTTTTTAGATCCCTACGGATAATTCTCACCCTTGAATCTTGATGGAGATACAATATCCCACGAGCAACTCCAATGACTATGTCAAACCGCTTTCTCCAATCAAAGATGGATCTTCTAGTTTTATCTGTATCAAGATTTTGACTTTCATAACTGACATAAAACAACTggcaacaaaaaataaaaatacaaaaagcaaaaaaatctGTCCAAATGTACCGAAAAGAAAAGAGTCCAAGCTGTTGTTTGGCAAATACTCGTATAGATTAACATCTTTTCTGCTTTCTCTATACAGCATCCTAATAGTTTCACCAGATACTTTGTGATGAGCATAACTTCAGTTTTGAATTCTTCAGTGCCTTGTCATGTACTCATTGTTGTGAGTCATAGCTATTTTAGGAATACTATTAGGATCAATAGAATTATACCAATTGTATAGAATCAGGATTGTAATTGGgattgattactttccttgttagTCTAGAATTAGGGTTGTATGAAGTTGTATAAATATGCCTCTGTACTAGATATAAAGTGTGAGAGTATTTATCATCAAAAGCTTCTTATTCTCTAGAGATTCTCAGTTTCAACTCTCATGGACAATCTTTTCACAGCAATCATATGTTGATTGAATAACTGACCTGAATCAATAATCCAACGTTAAGTGTTTGCGTTATCAATTTTGTTTGGTCATAAAGTTCAATTCCTTAACTCACAATCTTCATTTAGAAATTTTTGTCTGTACTTCAAAATGCTTGGATTTGAAATTAAGAGCTCCTTAATTATTGGAATTTTAAATTGGGACTTCACCTTAAAAACAGAGCCAAATCCACCCTCTCCTGGTTTGTTAGCCAGAGAGAAGTCTTCTGTTGCAGCTCCCGAAGAGAAAAGTCCATCTATATACTTTATCCTTTTATAGATGCTAAAAGAAGACTGTATTTCATGGATGCTGACGGGGTGATCACCGGAACAATCAATCTTCCTGGTTTAAAAAATATGCCATCTCTATGTATGATTGCTTCCTACAATGGGTTGATATGTTTCACTAATTATCCTTGGTTTCCTCATTCATTTAAGACTCGAGCAGTAGTGACAGGCTTGGAAATCCAAATTTGCAATCCTGCAACTCGTGAAGTTTGGCTACTTCCTAATGGGAGCCAAATGAAACAGGAGCTAGGAATTGGGGTTGCCTTTGGCCCGGGAATCAGTGAGTATAGGGTACTTAGGTTTTTCTGTTCTAAATCCAAATTAATCTGATGTAATTCACCCTGAGTGTGagatattttcatcaagcactgGAACCTGGAGAAGCTTAGGTTTTGTTCAAAGCAGTAAAGGAAAAATTTATGTGTAATTCCATAAATGTAACATTGATACAAATCGAGCTCAGAAATCAACATTGATACAAATCGGCTCACAGAATTTTAGTCTCAAGAAAGGAAAAATTGAAAGCAGACTCCCGAATGGTAGGGCAGTAAGTTAAAGAAAAAATCGAGGGCAAAACCGCCATTCCACTACTGGTATGAACAGTGCTTATGAACAGTATAGGACATTTAGA belongs to Rosa chinensis cultivar Old Blush chromosome 4, RchiOBHm-V2, whole genome shotgun sequence and includes:
- the LOC112199234 gene encoding G-type lectin S-receptor-like serine/threonine-protein kinase RKS1 isoform X3, coding for MKVGVDWKTGLEWVLTSWKSQEDPGTGDCTFRLSSDQIASPQFVLYKGLSRYWRGDPAPTPSLVTTQEETYYFMNDLAITRTTVTDSALERRTWDDGGLQWKEDFSAPKSRCDWYGQCGANSKCSPDNVNMFWCDCLPGYVPNSLSDWNQKNWSGGCVSNRLGLLKCGDGDGFVKVAKVKYPDTSIAESLKSGMSDKECEQECLRNCSCTAYLSSENEGTVDCLTWYDDLMDILVYTELGQDLYVRVNATVLAENGGRSEGFLERRGMLAIPILSAVLAMVLIIVLACWWRKKNRNTKGIDFVEAEELVETQRHPELQFFDLDTIIAATDHFSRVNELGHGGFGSVYKGQLPNEQKVAVKRLSKTSGQGIEEFKNEVLLIARLQHRNLVKLLGCCIKGEERMLVLEYMPNNSLNSFLFDDTRRSFLDWEKRFEIINGIARGILYLHQDSRLRIIHRDLKTSNILLDAEMNPRISDFGMARIFHGDQLQDKTRRIVGTYGYMSPEYAVFGRFSTKSDVFSFGIIMLEIVSGRKNNGSDLEDPSMNLIGRVWELWGEGRALDIVDSTLKSYKPNEVMRCIQVALLCVQEDSKDRPAMSAIVFMLSGEASPPLPKHPAFVYRRDSDADVDPLHANGTDSINDLTITTMKAR
- the LOC112199234 gene encoding G-type lectin S-receptor-like serine/threonine-protein kinase RKS1 isoform X1 — encoded protein: MLFKTLLLFFLFRFCDSRDTITWNEEQLKDDGGVLVSKQTKFELGFFSPGNSSYRYVGIWYSLAEVSEKTVVWVANRNNPINDTSGVLTINRYGDLVLYAHNMESTPIWSTNVSRSVQNVNSSTLSAQLLDTGNLVVFQADLSIWQSFDYPTDTLIPGMKVGVDWKTGLEWVLTSWKSQEDPGTGDCTFRLSSDQIASPQFVLYKGLSRYWRGDPAPTPSLVTTQEETYYFMNDLAITRTTVTDSALERRTWDDGGLQWKEDFSAPKSRCDWYGQCGANSKCSPDNVNMFWCDCLPGYVPNSLSDWNQKNWSGGCVSNRLGLLKCGDGDGFVKVAKVKYPDTSIAESLKSGMSDKECEQECLRNCSCTAYLSSENEGTVDCLTWYDDLMDILVYTELGQDLYVRVNATVLAENGGRSEGFLERRGMLAIPILSAVLAMVLIIVLACWWRKKNRNTKGIDFVEAEELVETQRHPELQFFDLDTIIAATDHFSRVNELGHGGFGSVYKGQLPNEQKVAVKRLSKTSGQGIEEFKNEVLLIARLQHRNLVKLLGCCIKGEERMLVLEYMPNNSLNSFLFDDTRRSFLDWEKRFEIINGIARGILYLHQDSRLRIIHRDLKTSNILLDAEMNPRISDFGMARIFHGDQLQDKTRRIVGTYGYMSPEYAVFGRFSTKSDVFSFGIIMLEIVSGRKNNGSDLEDPSMNLIGRVWELWGEGRALDIVDSTLKSYKPNEVMRCIQVALLCVQEDSKDRPAMSAIVFMLSGEASPPLPKHPAFVYRRDSDADVDPLHANGTDSINDLTITTMKAR
- the LOC112199234 gene encoding G-type lectin S-receptor-like serine/threonine-protein kinase RKS1 isoform X2, giving the protein MLFKTLLLFFLFRFCDSRDTITWNEEQLKDDGGVLVSKQTKFELGFFSPGNSSYRYVGIWYSLAEVSEKTVVWVANRNNPINDTSGVLTINRYGDLVLYAHNMESTPIWSTNVSRSVQNVNSSTLSAQLLDTGNLVVFQADLSIWQSFDYPTDTLIPGMKVGVDWKTGLEWVLTSWKSQEDPGTGDCTFRLSSDQIASPQFVLYKGLSRYWRGDPAPTPSLVTTQEETYYFMNDLAITRTTVTDSALERRTWDDGGLQWKEDFSAPKSRCDWYGQCGANSKCSPDNVNMFWCDCLPGYVPNSLSDWNQKNWSGGCVSNRLGLLKCGDGDGFVKVAKVKYPDTSIAESLKSGMSDKECEQECLRNCSCTAYLSSENEGTVDCLTWYDDLMDILVYTELGQDLYVRVNATVLAENGGRSEGFLERRGMLAIPILSAVLAMVLIIVLACWWRKKNRNTKGIDFVEAEELVETQRHPELQFFDLDTIIAATDHFSRVNELGHGGFGSVYKGQLPNEQKVAVKRLSKTSGQGIEEFKNEVLLIARLQHRNLVKLLGCCIKGEERMLVLEYMPNNSLNSFLFDDTRRSFLDWEKRFEIINGIARGILYLHQDSRLRIIHRDLKTSNILLDAEMNPRISDFGMARIFHGDQLQDKTRRIVGT